From Peromyscus maniculatus bairdii isolate BWxNUB_F1_BW_parent chromosome 8, HU_Pman_BW_mat_3.1, whole genome shotgun sequence, a single genomic window includes:
- the Rpusd1 gene encoding RNA pseudouridylate synthase domain-containing protein 1 produces the protein MEPGSMENLSIVYQSSDFLVVNKHWDLRIDSKTWRETLTLQKQLCHRFPELADPDTCYGFRFCHQLDFSTSGALCVALNKAAAGSAYKCFKDRRVTKAYLALVRGHIQESQVTINYAIGRNTTEGRTHTMCIEGTHGCENPKPSLTELLVLEHGLYAGDPVSKVLLKPLTGRTHQLRVHCSALGHPIVGDLTYGQAEDQEDQPFRMMLHAFYLRIPTQAERVEACTPDPFLPALDACWSPRTCVQPLEQLIQALQTDPDPNPMDGGQRPCSPSAPLPRPGRPPPETEAQRASCLQWLSEWTLEPDN, from the exons ATGGAGCCTGGCAGCATGGAAAATCTGTCCATCGTGTACCAGAGCAGCGACTTCCTGGTGGTGAACAAGCATTGGGATCTTCGCATTGATAGCAAGACCTGGCGGGAGACCCTGACCCTACAGAAGCAGCTTTGTCACCgcttcccagagctggctgaCCCTGACACCTGCTATGGGTTCAG GTTCTGCCACCAACTGGACTTCTCCACCAGTGGGGCGCTGTGCGTGGCCCTGAATAAAGCAGCTGCGGGCAGTGCTTATAAATGCTTCAAGGACCGGCGAGTCACCAAAGCCTACCTGGCGCTG GTCCGGGGCCATATCCAGGAAAGCCAGGTGACAATCAACTATGCCATTGGCAGGAACACTACAGAGGGGCGGACCCACACCATGTGCATCGAGGGCACACACG GTTGTGAGAACCCTAAGCCAAGTCTCACAGAGCTCTTGGTCCTGGAACATGGGCTGTATGCTGGTGACCCTGTGTCCAAAGTGCTGTTGAAGCCGCTCACAG GCCGGACGCACCAGCTTCGAGTCCACTGCAGTGCCCTTGGCCACCCTATCGTGGGTGACCTGACTTACGGGCAGGCTGAGGACCAGGAGGACCAACCTTTCCGCATGATGCTGCACGCCTTCTACCTGCGCATCCCCACACAGGCTGAGCGCGTGGAGGCCTGTACACCCGACcccttcctgcctgccctggACGCCTGCTGGAGTCCCCGTACCTGCGTTCAGCCCCTGGAACAGCTCATCCAAGCCCTACAGACTGACCCTGACCCCAACCCTATGGATGGAGGGCAGAGGCCCTGCAGCCCCTCCGCCCCCCTGCCCAGGCCAGGTCGGCCCCCACCTGAGACTGAGGCACAGCGGGCATCGTGCCTGCAGTGGTTGTCAGAGTGGACACTGGAGCCAGACAACTGA
- the LOC102918166 gene encoding mesothelin-like protein → MIRTLRQSALGSRVGALASPGLALLLSLTAHCSGPQTKGFPKGGLNASEASTWVRDNTSLLQNFWCLPASQLPQEELSTLIRSLASQRVPLKAWQLSCLANLAARQGLQDDFEFHPPNLLLFYNLDQVRDANCRAFIHHAAQGDTELLANLPDQRIALQHTALACLGKPHLQLSASDLGLLGVLVCDMEAPQIVAADPHVLKNLLRCPKLTVMQTTALNTLLASGKTQIGPPGSWNLEGLQALGPLATYISPHLWEKVQEAVGLDFFRSVVAAYRAGQLSRRDAGRFVTNFLESKADSVSSRLKRRTGSSCVRGNITAATLHDDLFLVHYDCTQLESCLGTRVLRANLDPLLQHPLPAECQRVVKAKLAQIYPHGIPEDQLHLITSLVYLYSLAEIGQWNITSGDTVMVLLASDAALENQTEAVLQKFLDHNGKVTGALLVAIGGSRLCWMSVKQIQIIQPSEFRLAGAPDISPCPQSRKDVLFAKAREVFRNTSTVGEYYYLIRPYLGGAPLEELQYLAQANISMDIDTFTNLNPFMLKNLSVDNVRSLLGQNVGDLQKARNHPNVVLWMHNHNMSDLSGMGLDTSPTLAYVTNRPPNAAYPPSDLTHTSNLPGDDGVSPASGSPPVHPGYLSLAVALPSSLLWVYCVQLLVAATPSGPIGAAHRTLEPWTLPMVLTQGSQTPEHQLQKQRSC, encoded by the exons ATGATTAGGACACTCCGACAGTCAGCCTTGGGCTCCAGAGTGG GTGCCCTGGCGAGTCCCGGTCTcgccctccttctgtccctcactGCCCACTGCTCTGGACCTCAGACTAAGGGCTTCCCCAAGGGGGGGCTGAATGCTAGTGAAGCCAGCACCTGGGTCAG GGACAACACCTCCCTCCTGCAGAACTTTTGgtgcttgccagccagccagctaccCCAGGAAGAGCTCTCCACTTTAATCAGAAGCCTGGCTTCACAGAGGGTCCCGCTCAAAGCCTGGCAG CTCAGCTGCTTGGCCAACCTGGCTGCACGGCAAGGCCTCCAGGACGACTTCGAGTTCCACCCGCCCAACCTCCTGCTCTTCTACAA TCTGGACCAGGTGAGGGACGCCAACTGCCGGGCCTTCATTCACCATGCTGCCCAAGGAGACACAGAACTGCTGGCCAATTTGCCCGACCAGAGAATTGCCCTACAGCACACAGCCTTGGCCTGTCTG GGGAAACCCCACCTACAGCTCAGTGCCTCAGACCTGGGGCTTCTTGGGGTCCTGGTATGTGACATGGAGGCGCCCCAAATCGTGGCTGCAGACCCTCATGTGCTGAAGAACCTGCTTCGGTGCCCAAAGCTAACTGTCATGCAAACTACAGCCCTCAACACCCTGCTGGCCAGTGGGAAGACACAAATTGG GCCTCCTGGCTCCTGGAACCTGGAGGGGCTGCAGGCCCTGGGACCTCTGGCCACCTACATCAGCCCCCACCTGTGGGAGAAGGTGCAGGAG GCTGTGGGCTTGGACTTCTTCCGCAGCGTGGTGGCTGCTTACCGGGCAGGTCAGCTGAGCAGGCGTGACGCCGGGCGCTTCGTCACCAACTTCCTGGAGTCCAAGGCCGATTCCGTGTCCTCAAGGCTCAAGCGGCGCACAG GGAGCTCCTGTGTCCGTGGCAACATCACAGCAGCCACCCTGCACGACGACCTCTTCCTGGTGCACTACGACTGTACCCAGCTGGAGTCCTGTCTGGGCACACGTGTGCTCAGGGCCAACCTGGACCCCTTACTGCAGCACCCCCTGCCTGCAGAGTGCCAGCGCGTGGTCAAAGCCAAGCTCGCTCAG ATCTACCCACACGGCATCCCTGAGGACCAGCTGCACCTCATCACCTCGCTGGTCTACCTCTACTCCCTCGCTGAAATAGGCCAGTGGAACATCACATCTGGAGACACCGTGATGGTCCTGCTGGCCTCAGATGCAGCTCTGGAGAACCAGACAGAG GCGGTTCTACAGAAGTTCTTGGACCATAACGGCAAGGTTACTGGTGCCCTTCTGGTGGCCATCGGGGGCTCCCGTCTCTGCTGGATGAGCGTCAAGCAGATCCAGATCATCCAGCCCTCGGAGTTCCG GCTGGCTGGGGCTCCAGACATCTCTCCCTGCCCTCAGAGTCGGAAGGATGTGCTCTTCGCCAAGGCTCGTGAGGTCTTTAGGAACACCAGTACTGTGGGAGAATACTACTACTTAATACGCCCCTACCTCG GTGGTGCTCCCTTGGAGGAACTTCAATACCTGGCCCAGGCCAACATCTCTATGGACATTGATACATTCACCAACCTCAACCCCTTCATGTTGAAG AACCTGAGTGTGGACAATGTGAGAAGTCTGCTGGGCCAGAATGTGGGGGACCTGCAGAAGGCTCGCAACCATCCAAATGTCGTCCTGTGGATGCACAACCACAACATGTCAGACCTGTCTGGGATGGGCCTGGACACCAGCCCCACCCTGGCCTATGTGACCAACAGGCCCCCCAATGCTGCCTACCCACCATCCGATTTGACCCATACCTCGAATCTGCCTGGGGATGATGGCGTTTCCCCTGCCTCAG GAAGCCCTCCAGTTCATCCGGGGTACCTGTCACTCGCTgtggctctgccttccagcctCTTGTGGGTATACTGTGTCCAGCTACTTGTGGCTGCTACACCTTCAGGACCAATAGGCGCTGCTCACAGGACACTAGAACCCTGGACACTGCCAATGGTTCTGACCCAGGGCAGTCAGACCCCTGAACATCAGCTACAGAAGCAACGGAGCTGCTAG
- the Msln gene encoding mesothelin — translation MAWPTAPLLLGSCGSPICCRRLLLLLLSLGWMPLLQVQATKTGQEAALLRAELTGTPDLASFPAGLSLDLTCGDVSGLSMKRAQELAVAVRQKNITLQVNQLRCLARRLPKYLTNEELDALPLDLLLFLNPVMFPGQRACAHFFSLISKANVDLLPQRSLERQRLLPAALECQGVHSFQVSEADVQALGGLACDLPGKFVAKSSQVLLPRLAGCRGPLNQGQEEAVREALRSGQSPYGPPLKWSVSTLDALQGLLAVLDESIVHSIPKDVIAEWLQHISRGPSWLGPELTAMLPRFRRDTEEKACPPGREPQEVDENLIFYQNWELEACVDGAMLATQMDLVNEIPFTYEQLNIFKHKLDKTYPQGYPESLIQQLGHFFRYISPEDIRQWNVTSPETVKTLLKVTKGQKMDAQAIALVACYLRGGGILDQDIVKALDDIPLTYLCDIGPQNLHSIPSSVLRLVKPQDLSECSQRHLGILYEKACLAFQNVSSQEYFEKIRTFLGGASAEDLRALSQQNVSMDLATFKKLQMDALLGLTVPEVQKLLGPHIVGLKTEEDKSPVRDWIFRQRQEELDRLGLGLQGGIPSGYLVLDLNVREAFSSGAPFLGPRFVLAWIPALLPALILS, via the exons ATGGCCTGGCCAACAGCTCCACTCCTGCTGGGGTCCTGTGGGAGCCCCATCTGCTGCCGACGCCTTCTGCTGCTTCTCCTTAGTCTCG GGTGGATGCCACTTTTGCAGGTCCAGGCTACAAAGACGGGCCAG GAGGCCGCACTCCTCCGTGCTGAACTGACTGGCACCCCTGACTTGGCCAG TTTCCCCGCCGGCCTCTCTCTTGACCTCACTTGTGGTGACGTATCTGGCCTGAGCATGAAGCGTGCCCAGGAGCTGGCTGTGGCTGTGAGGCAGAAGAACATCACCCTCCAAGTGAATCAG CTGCGATGTCTGGCACGTCGCCTTCCTAAGTACCTCACCAATGAGGAACTGGATGCCCTCCCGCTGGacctgctgctcttcctcaa CCCAGTCATGTTTCCGGGGCAACGGGCCTGTGCCCACTTCTTCTCCCTCATCTCTAAAGCCAATGTAGATTTGCTCCCACAGAGATCTCTGGAGCGCCAGAGGCTGCTGCCTGCAGCTCTGGAATGCCAG GGCGTGCATAGCTTTCAAGTGAGCGAGGCAGATGTGCAGGCTCTCGGAGGCCTGGCCTGTGACCTGCCTGGGAAGTTTGTGGCCAAATCTTCCCAAGTCCTCCTTCCCCGGCTGGCGGGCTGCCGAGGACCCCTGAACCAGGGCCAGGAAGAGGCAGTCAGGGAGGCTCTGAGGAGTGGACAATCCCCGTATGG CCCCCCATTAAAGTGGTCAGTCTCCACTCTGGACGCTCTGCAGGGCCTGCTGGCAGTGTTGGATGAGTCCATCGTCCACAGCATCCCCAAG GATGTCATAGCTGAATGGTTGCAACACATCTCCCGAGGCCCCTCCTGGCTGGGGCCTGAGCTGACGGCCATGCTCCCAAGATTCAGGCGGGACACAGAGG AGAAAGCCTGCCCTCCAGGGCGGGAGCCCCAAGAAGTGGATGAAAACCTCATCTTCTACCAGAATTGGGAGCTAGAGGCCTGTGTGGATGGCGCCATGCTGGCCACCCAGATGGACCTTGTGAATGAGATTCCCTTCACCTATGAGCAGCTCAACATCTTCAAGCACAAACTGGACAAG ACCTACCCACAAGGCTATCCCGAGTCCCTGATCCAGCAGCTGGGGCACTTCTTCCGATACATCAGCCCTGAGGACATCCGCCAGTGGAATGTGACCTCACCAGAGACAGTGAAAACTCTGCTCAAAGTCACCAAAGGACAAAAGATGGATGCTCAG GCGATCGCCCTGGTTGCCTGCTATCTTCGGGGAGGAGGCATCCTGGACCAGGACATAGTAAAAGCCCTGGATGACATCCCTTTAACCTACCTGTGTGACATTGGACCCCAGAATCTGCACTCTATACCCTCCAGTGTCTTGCG GCTGGTTAAACCCCAAGACCTGAGTGAgtgcagccagaggcatctgggtATCCTCTATGAAAAGGCGTGCTTGGCTTTCCAGAATGTGAGCAGTCAGGAAtactttgagaaaatcaggacaTTCCTGG GTGGGGCCTCTGCGGAGGACCTGAGGGCCCTCAGCCAGCAGAATGTGAGCATGGACTTGGCCACTTTCAAAAAGCTGCAGATGGACGCCCTGCTG GGGCTGACTGTGCCTGAGGTCCAGAAACTTCTAGGGCCACACATTGTGGGCCTGAAGACCGAAGAGGATAAAAGCCCTGTCCGCGACTGGATCTTCAGGCAGCGGCAGGAAGAGCTGGACAGGCTGGGTTTGGGGCTTCAGGGTGGCATCCCCAGTGGCTACCTGGTCCTGGACCTCAATGTCCGAG AGGCGTTTTCCAGTGGAGCCCCATTCCTTGGACCAAGATTTGTACTTGCATGGATTCCAGCTCTGCTCCCAGCTTTAATACTGAGCTGA